A window from Megalobrama amblycephala isolate DHTTF-2021 linkage group LG9, ASM1881202v1, whole genome shotgun sequence encodes these proteins:
- the mreg gene encoding melanoregulin produces the protein MGAAFKRFCVRFCCCCCCEDDDEEEKTPLLSHDTLEYFDREAKRRRDQETNLWSEPGDPSHSERDDDRTLYNLLQTRAQTQRGSHGYRRLSIDIEAMRDMRREVRDKWKMILENLGFMAEAESLLTVSATASYDRMRNAATARTLLHTLHTETSIFNSKEPPPERYLFILDRLIYLDAAEDFVAKARRFYPPKDDDDEEENPLAINLPLLLSRMNQNISGGEDEDDDEDDATGPED, from the exons ATGGGTGCCGCCTTTAAGAGGTTCTGTGTGCGAttctgctgttgctgctgctgtgaggatgatgatgaggaaGAAAAGACACCTTTACTTAG tCACGACACATTAGAATATTTCGACCGCGAGGCAAAAAGAAGGCGGGACCAAGAGACCAACCTGTGGAGTGAACCAGGAGACCCCTCCCACTCTGAGAGAGATGACGACCGCACGCTCTACAACCTGCTGCAGACCAGAGCCCAAACCCAACGAGGCTCTCAT GGTTACCGGCGTTTGAGCATCGACATCGAGGCCATGAGAGACATGAGAAGAGAGGTGCGAGATAAATGGAAGATGATCTTAGAGAATCTGG GGTTCATGGCCGAAGCGGAGTCTCTGTTGACTGTGTCTGCCACCGCCTCATATGACCGCATGAGAAACGCAGCGACCGCCCGCACCCTTCTACACACCCTCCACACCGAAACATCCATATTCAACAGCAAAGAGCCTCCACCCGAGAGATACCTCTTCATCCTG GACCGGCTCATTTATCTGGACGCTGCTGAGGATTTTGTGGCCAAGGCTCGTCGCTTCTACCCTCCCAAAGATGACGATGATGAAGAAGAGAACCCCCTTGCAATAAATCTGCCTCTGTTGCTGTCTCGTATGAATCAGAACATCTCTGGAGGagaggatgaggatgatgatgaggatgacGCCACTGGACCAGAGGACTGA